In the genome of Candidatus Binataceae bacterium, one region contains:
- a CDS encoding pitrilysin family protein — protein sequence MIAAIASPAAALEIKRSVLPDGAILLVSEQHQLPMVTMTIAFDAGARRDPEGKAGLAALTASSLTLGTRELSATEFNQKVDFMGSSVSVGAGTDYAQASFTSLKKYQDQTLVLLAAALTEPALSDAEITRKRDERVAGIKAEEEQPEYVAGVTFHKALYGNTPYGHPAGGTAESVAKLTPADVRDFYRTHYKIGSAVIAVVGDVNANEIKAKLEKAFDAIKGTVPSQAEPPGPSVPAGIHPTLVDRSVVQATIILGSGGIARSNPDYYRLQVMNYILGGGGFASRLMKIVRSKNGLAYGISSGFDAGKFPGSFAVNTQTKNKSTNEALRLIIEQLRDMQEHPVSDAELASAKKYLIGSFPLKLDRQSAIASFILQVELYGLGLDYAEQYPKLIAAVTKEDIQRVAQKYLHPDALLLVAVANQSEAAIKVSDLKNVAEGAAPSAPATASGPGATQAPQPAPGG from the coding sequence GACGGCGCGATACTGCTGGTTTCCGAGCAGCATCAGCTTCCGATGGTGACGATGACGATCGCGTTCGACGCGGGCGCGCGGCGCGACCCCGAAGGCAAGGCCGGGCTCGCCGCGCTGACCGCGAGTTCGCTGACGCTCGGCACCAGGGAACTGAGCGCCACCGAGTTCAATCAGAAAGTCGATTTTATGGGCAGCTCTGTCTCGGTCGGCGCGGGCACCGACTATGCGCAGGCGAGTTTCACCTCGCTCAAAAAATACCAGGACCAGACGCTTGTCCTGCTAGCCGCGGCGCTGACCGAGCCGGCGCTCAGCGACGCCGAGATCACGCGCAAGCGGGACGAGCGGGTAGCGGGAATCAAGGCCGAGGAGGAGCAGCCGGAATACGTCGCCGGAGTCACTTTCCACAAGGCGCTCTATGGCAACACGCCCTATGGGCATCCGGCGGGCGGCACGGCGGAGTCGGTGGCGAAACTCACGCCCGCAGACGTGCGCGACTTTTATCGCACGCACTACAAGATCGGGAGCGCGGTGATCGCGGTAGTCGGCGACGTCAACGCCAACGAGATCAAGGCCAAGCTGGAGAAGGCGTTCGACGCGATCAAGGGCACGGTACCGTCGCAAGCGGAGCCTCCGGGGCCGAGCGTGCCCGCGGGAATTCATCCGACGCTGGTCGATCGCAGTGTCGTGCAGGCGACCATCATTCTGGGCTCGGGCGGAATCGCGCGCTCCAACCCGGACTACTATCGGCTGCAGGTGATGAACTACATCCTCGGCGGCGGCGGCTTCGCCTCGCGGCTGATGAAAATCGTGCGCAGCAAGAACGGGCTGGCCTACGGAATCTCGAGCGGATTCGACGCGGGTAAATTCCCCGGTTCCTTCGCCGTCAATACCCAAACCAAGAACAAGAGCACCAACGAGGCGCTGCGGCTCATCATCGAACAGCTGCGCGACATGCAGGAGCATCCGGTGTCCGACGCCGAGCTGGCCTCGGCGAAGAAATACCTCATCGGCAGCTTTCCGCTGAAGCTCGACCGCCAGAGCGCGATCGCGAGTTTCATCCTGCAGGTCGAGCTCTACGGCCTCGGGCTCGACTACGCCGAGCAATATCCGAAACTAATTGCGGCAGTGACCAAGGAAGACATCCAGCGGGTGGCGCAAAAATACCTCCATCCCGACGCCCTGCTCCTGGTCGCAGTGGCCAACCAGTCGGAAGCCGCGATCAAAGTGTCGGATCTGAAGAACGTCGCCGAAGGAGCGGCGCCGAGCGCTCCGGCGACGGCGAGTGGGCCTGGCGCAACGCAGGCTCCGCAGCCGGCGCCCGGCGGCTGA